One segment of Lachancea thermotolerans CBS 6340 chromosome E complete sequence DNA contains the following:
- the SHE4 gene encoding She4p (similar to uniprot|P51534 Saccharomyces cerevisiae YOR035C SHE4 Protein containing a UCS (UNC- 45/CRO1/SHE4) domain binds to myosin motor domains to regulate myosin function involved in endocytosis polarization of the actin cytoskeleton and asymmetric mRNA localization), whose protein sequence is MDVQKLAKRLNESCKVQIDAEDYIRGIDLIFEDSPAEKLEQGQILVRAFQDHSKSRQYLIEKVHSDVEKSLRVFQECDSGAISVLVDCFGNQTDSDTLVLEIKRGLQDKRLNVVFLFTVMVQLLSKYHYNFVSLKFVIKEIILRCCEAEIRPLMLVIFAQLDKGYKGEFEKYLLDIIGSLLIEADAEATDGSLLIVVELLTQLYPASTALCTSVFLGEEFQEVSKRKLFKSDETLAFNLLTLLSVACVDETVRCYIADNYIDALGEGVKTEKFKAHSALVLIKTWSFSKLKGMTVESLGRILIDALGKSEQHSEIAVEGLAYLTLKPSVKAMFLRDNDALLDLVSMLKSSQSAPIVSYGILVVVGNLSSKLEDLNSAEHSAHGLRAYADMKRLDQEEAEGADAALSNEDIATFNRDIVIELNVLGISKAKLSSQSSGFRLQLVRIIHNLVSSKGLVAESVKQGSVTILLDALSSATTPENFKKLALRSLARTLVMINPELIFLRYSALNVLPFLFDLIPDPEAPSAGVETTPRDSYEALLALTNLATLQDKSVCEKIISTPPYWSKIENLMLDTAVEIQRSTLELLCNLMAGSLHLAAKFFNFENPRSVRNFNILAKLLNLEDLRSQLAVSAIFANVASSVPFIAQELASKKELLDNATEVLQKQCNETELRHRLIVFFDALASSSAEVRRSLSHVSSLRNALLTARKYEANYPSDYLEALDSILGAH, encoded by the coding sequence ATGGACGTACAGAAGCTTGCTAAAAGGCTAAACGAGTCCTGTAAAGTCCAGATTGATGCAGAAGACTATATTCGTGGCATCGATTTAATATTCGAAGATTCCCCTGCAGAAAAGCTAGAACAGGGACAAATTCTCGTTAGGGCTTTCCAAGACCATTCGAAGTCTCGCCAATATCTTATCGAAAAGGTACATAGCGATGTTGAGAAGTCTCTGCGagtgtttcaagaatgtGACAGTGGCGCTATCTCGGTCTTGGTGGATTGCTTCGGTAATCAGACCGATTCAGACACCCTTGTGCTTGAAATCAAGCGAGGATTACAGGACAAAAGGCTTAATGTAGTGTTTTTGTTTACAGTCATGGTGCAACTGCTTAGCAAGTACCATTACAATTTTGtgtccttgaagtttgtgATTAAAGAGATCATCCTGCGGTGCTGTGAGGCGGAAATAAGACCGCTAATGCTGGTCATATTTGCTCAATTAGACAAGGGATACAAAGGCGAATTCGAGAAATACTTGCTCGATATCATAGGTTCACTTTTGATAGAGGCCGATGCGGAAGCGACCGATGGCTCGCTTTTGATTGTGGTTGAGCTTTTGACTCAGCTTTATCCTGCTTCCACCGCGCTGTGCACCAGTGTCTTTCTCGGTGAAGAATTTCAGGAAGTATCGAAGAGAAAACTGTTTAAAAGCGATGAAACCCTTGCATTTAACCTTTTAACGTTGTTGTCTGTGGCTTGCGTCGATGAAACTGTCAGATGTTATATCGCCGATAACTACATCGATGCCTTGGGCGAAGGTGTCAAAacagaaaagttcaaagctcaCTCCGCTTTGGTCTTGATTAAGACTTGGAGTTTCAGCAAATTGAAAGGCATGACGGTTGAAAGCTTAGGGCGGATTCTTATAGACGCTCTCGGGAAATCAGAACAACACAGTGAGATAGCAGTAGAAGGACTGGCTTACTTAACCCTGAAGCCTTCTGTGAAGGCTATGTTCTTACGAGATAATGATGCATTACTTGATTTAGTTTCAATGCTAAAGTCTTCGCAAAGCGCGCCTATAGTGAGCTATGGTATACTGGTCGTTGTCGGCAATTTATCAAGCAAACTGGAGGACTTAAACTCAGCGGAGCACTCAGCGCATGGCCTGAGAGCATATGCAGACATGAAGCGCCTAGACcaggaagaagcagaaggtGCAGATGCAGCTTTAAGCAATGAGGACATAGCTACCTTCAATCGTGACATTGTTATTGAGCTGAACGTCCTGGGGATATCAAAAGCCAAGCTCAGCTCGCAAAGTAGCGGCTTCCGGCTGCAACTTGTCAGGATCATCCACAACTTGGTAAGTAGTAAGGGGTTGGTTGCAGAGAGTGTCAAGCAGGGTAGCGTCACTATCTTGCTGGACGCTCTATCATCAGCAACCACGCctgaaaatttcaagaagctggccCTCCGGTCGCTTGCAAGGACCCTTGTTATGATAAACCCTGAACTGATTTTCCTTCGGTATTCTGCTTTGAATGTGCTGCCATTCCTTTTTGACTTAATTCCTGATCCAGAGGCGCCTTCCGCTGGCGTCGAGACCACCCCAAGAGATTCATATGAGGCCCTGCTTGCTCTCACAAATCTAGCAACGCTGCAAGACAAGAGTGTTTGCGAAAAGATAATATCCACTCCACCTTACTGGAGTAAGATCGAAAACCTAATGCTGGACACTGCAGTGGAAATACAAAGATCAACTCTTGAACTCCTGTGCAACCTAATGGCAGGTTCCTTACACCTTGCagcaaagttcttcaacttcgaaaaTCCTCGCAGTGTGCgcaatttcaacattttggcCAAGCTTCTGAACCTCGAAGACTTAAGGTCTCAGTTGGCAGTTTCTGCGATTTTTGCCAATGTTGCGAGTTCAGTTCCTTTCATCGCCCAGGAACTTGCAAGCAAGAAAGAACTCTTAGATAATGCTACGGAAGTCTTGCAAAAGCAATGTAACGAGACGGAGCTGAGGCATCGCCTTATAGTTTTTTTCGATGCACTAGCTAGCTCATCAGCTGAAGTCCGCCGATCTTTGTCTCATGTGTCTTCTTTGCGCAACGCTCTCCTTACTGCTCGCAAATACGAGGCGAACTATCCTTCGGATTATCTGGAGGCTCTCGATTCAATCTTAGGAGCTCATTAG
- the DIN7 gene encoding exodeoxyribonuclease DIN7 (some similarities with uniprot|P39875 Saccharomyces cerevisiae YOR033C EXO1 5'-3' exonuclease and flap-endonuclease involved in recombination double-strand break repair and DNA mismatch repair member of the Rad2p nuclease family with conserved N and I nuclease domains) has product MGIQGLLPQLKPIQQPITLIRYDGQTLAIDGYAWLHRAAHSCAEELALGRPTSKYLEFFIKRLNMLRNRFNINPYLVFDGDAIMVKKDTELKRKQKRAENKERALALWKAGDKRQAYDYFQKCVDVTPEMAKCVIEYCQVQDIKYIVAPFEADAQMVYLEKKGLVHGIISEDSDLLIFGCRKLITKLTDHGEGIEICRDDFPRLPSKFPLSQLCPEETRAMVCLSGCDYTAGIPKIGLLTAMKLVRKHKTMDNIIKNIQREGKFVVPKEFLEEYQLASFAFQFQRVYCPENGMMTTLSEIPEELRNCQALFSCIGKVISKSEHTKVVIVDDSEVDHHLHGRIAAGELCPYNFQKILVNRERKLQLTTKSEPIIGKPLASQAGSIDTFFSKTASVSVSSTSTGVTTQMRFAIKKQEEKLIENERKIASAVERRKLFRRDTPVVAGVGMSRYFGKSQDHPTNEEKDVTSTMATPTPVEPLISPRLPDFTKASTNSNFASCSNESLGSQDEAATDIPSSLLSTEVPSSMVPTQVDMESSPYSEEDSEVLSEIEDTAEARRDEKASNKRHCNSIADLRESFSYHRAPLQDKSVNVASGNGLLRNSKGAKSHVSAVKAPSLGLNSHVGAVKAPSLGTKRPRHYVASPSSATAPRQATRTLSLSDFIYRGQ; this is encoded by the coding sequence ATGGGTATTCAGGGCTTGCTTCCTCAGTTGAAGCCAATTCAGCAGCCCATCACACTAATCCGCTATGATGGTCAGACACTGGCAATTGACGGTTATGCGTGGCTGCATAGAGCAGCGCACTCGTGCGCAGAGGAACTGGCTCTGGGCCGGCCTACTTCCAAGTACTTAGAGTTCTTTATCAAGCGCCTTAACATGCTGCGAAACCGTTTCAACATCAATCCCTACTTAGTGTTCGATGGCGATGCGATCATGGTAAAGAAGGACACAGAACTGAAACGGAAGCAAAAACGCGCTGAAAATAAGGAGCGAGCGCTAGCTCTCTGGAAAGCTGGTGATAAACGTCAGGCTTATGACTACTTTCAAAAGTGCGTGGACGTGACGCCAGAAATGGCTAAATGTGTGATAGAATACTGCCAGGTCCAAGACATCAAGTACATAGTAGCACCGTTTGAGGCCGATGCGCAGATGGTTTATCTGGAAAAGAAGGGCTTAGTTCATGGCATCATTTCCGAAGACTCAGACCTCTTGATTTTCGGTTGCCGGAAACTGATTACCAAATTGACCGACCATGGGGAGGGCATAGAGATTTGTCGCGACGACTTTCCCCGACTACCAAGTAAATTTCCGCTATCTCAACTTTGTCCTGAAGAAACTCGAGCAATGGTTTGTCTATCAGGGTGCGATTACACTGCAGGTATCCCGAAAATCGGTTTATTGACTGCTATGAAGCTTGTAAGAAAGCACAAAACAATGGATAACATCATTAAAAACATACAGCGTGAGGGAAAGTTCGTCGTGCCCAAAGAGTTTCTGGAGGAGTACCAGTTGGCTTCGTTTGCATTCCAATTCCAGAGAGTTTATTGTCCTGAAAACGGCATGATGACTACGCTTAGCGAAATTCCTGAGGAGCTCCGCAACTGCCAAGCTTTATTCAGCTGCATAGGAAAGGTCATATCAAAGAGTGAACATACTAAAGTGGTAATCGTAGATGATTCAGAAGTGGACCACCATCTTCATGGTCGGATAGCTGCAGGGGAGTTGTGTCCAtacaactttcaaaagatacTAGTTAACCGCGAGCGCAAATTGCAGTTAACGACTAAATCAGAGCCAATTATTGGCAAGCCCTTAGCAAGCCAAGCCGGCTCAATAGATActtttttcagcaaaacCGCTTCCGTTAGCGTCAGCTCAACTTCTACAGGTGTCACTACACAAATGAGATTTGCCATTAAAAAGCAggaagaaaagctgatcGAGAACGAAAGGAAAATTGCATCGGCTGTCGAGCGTCGTAAGCTCTTCAGACGTGACACGCCAGTGGTTGCAGGGGTCGGCATGAGCCGATATTTTGGCAAAAGCCAAGACCATCCCacaaatgaagaaaaagacgtCACGAGCACTATGGCGACGCCTACGCCTGTAGAGCCTTTAATAAGTCCGAGGCTTCCAGACTTTACAAAGGCTTCCACGAACAGCAACTTTGCTTCGTGCAGCAATGAGAGTCTTGGCTCCCAAGATGAAGCAGCCACCGATATTCCAAGCTCCCTTCTTTCTACCGAAGTCCCAAGCTCAATGGTCCCTACTCAAGTTGACATGGAGTCTTCTCCATATAGCGAGGAAGACTCGGAGGTCTTGAGTGAAATTGAAGATACCGCGGAGGCCCGCAGGGACGAGAAGGCATCTAACAAGAGGCACTGTAATTCGATAGCCGATCTTCGCGAAAGCTTCAGCTACCACAGAGCCCCTTTGCAGGACAAAAGCGTCAATGTGGCCTCCGGGAATGGGCTTCTTCGTAATTCAAAAGGTGCGAAGAGCCATGTCTCAGCAGTCAAAGCTCCAAGCCTGGGATTGAACAGTCATGTCGGGGCAGTTAAGGCGCCAAGCCTAGGGACGAAGCGACCCAGGCACTACGTTGCTTCTCCATCTTCGGCAACAGCTCCAAGACAAGCAACCCGTACGTTGAGTCTTTCTGACTTTATATACAGGGGGCAATGA
- the PEX10 gene encoding ubiquitin-protein ligase peroxin 10 (similar to uniprot|Q05568 Saccharomyces cerevisiae YDR265W PEX10 RING finger peroxisomal membrane peroxin required for peroxisomal matrix protein import interacts with Pex12p links ubiquitin-conjugating Pex4p to protein import machinery mutations in human homolog cause a variety of peroxisomal disorders), translated as MANSRKLEFADASAIVQSHQKDDQIESILTSKLADATRAIKGQYFSNVYSKEISTCAKLLYLALTTLRGRRTLGEEYVDLLHVNRNGEKLPRMLQRLLFVLSHALIPYAYYKILGRLSRSKDAGGQNENGLQTPKSTLRKLLNTKTFQGVVNVSTDLNLLNFYFKGAFYDISKRIFGLRYAVGHKISESEENFRSSSSKTYRLLGLVLLVQFVTRNVPPIVTWLKKELIVSPLSDKTSSEIQNNASLVITGVPSKDIVNHVDLQDPAELSFIPSESRKCILCLSLMVDPSCAPCGHLFCWDCLLNWSKERPECPLCRQTCQTQSILPIR; from the exons ATGGCTAATTCCagaaaacttgaatttGCAGATGCTTCTGCCATTG TGCAATCTCACCAGAAAGATGATCAAATCGAAAGTATTCTGACCTCAAAACTGGCGGACGCAACAAGGGCAATCAAAGGCCAGTACTTCTCAAACGTATACTCAAAAGAAATCTCCACTTGCGCCAAACTGCTTTATCTTGCACTGACTACCCTGAGAGGGAGAAGAACTTTGGGAGAAGAATACGTAGATCTACTCCATGTTAACCGAAATGGCGAAAAGCTTCCGCGCATGCTGCAACGTTTGCTTTTCGTCCTTTCGCATGCACTGATTCCATACGCATATTACAAGATACTCGGCCGGCTCTCTAGAAGCAAAGATGCAGGTGGTCAGAACGAAAATGGCTTGCAGACTCCGAAGTCaactttgagaaagttATTGAATACCAAAACGTTCCAGGGCGTTGTAAATGTTTCGACGGACCTTAATCTTCTAAATTTCTATTTTAAAGGGGCATTTTACGATATTTCAAAGCGGATATTTGGCTTAAGATACGCAGTTGGCCATAAAATAAGCGAATCAGAAGAGAACTTCCGGAGCTCTAGTAGCAAGACTTACCGACTGCTTGGATTGGTACTTTTAGTACAATTTGTTACAAGAAATGTACCGCCCATCGTTACTTGGCTGAAAAAGGAGCTGATCGTGAGCCCGCTCAGTGATAAAACTTCGTCAGAAATACAGAACAATGCTTCTTTAGTGATAACAGGAGTACCGTCTAAAGATATCGTCAATCATGTCGACCTTCAAGATCCAGCGGAGTTAAGCTTTATCCCAAGCGAATCCAGAAAATGTATTTTATGTTTAAGTTTGATGGTGGATCCCAGCTGTGCTCCTTGTGGCCACTTATTTTGCTGGGACTGCCTTCTTAACTGGTCTAAAGAAAGACCGGAATGTCCTTTATGCCGCCAGACATGTCAAACACAGAGCATTCTTCCCATAAGATAA
- the HMS1 gene encoding Hms1p (some similarities with uniprot|Q12398 Saccharomyces cerevisiae YOR032C HMS1 C2H2 zinc-finger protein with similarity to myc-family transcription factors; overexpression confers hyperfilamentous growth and suppresses the pseudohyphal filamentation defect of a diploid mep1 mep2 homozygous null mutant), whose protein sequence is MTSMGFNSGFSEAEMFLATLQSEDSSDGDKSDYNGYGLLQESPDQSMGNYGAWNNKQEPNLTPESFHSGVADLAEPRAPTRPAQDVQAGPGGVSATPLQQISSFGSSSSYANGFDVSAGVNAGAPDSAVRIKEDASPELSLEPHELRELLADGSHEAQAGSVGGPGCSKVFKPKRERTSHNVIEKKYRTNINDKILQLRDIVPTLRVATKREAGLMITAEDHEELDGLDPARKLNKASILVKTIEYIRHLENKCEAYKYENTKLRSGQAFTTPESDRHASAGYSELAPTGIQQAPTQSTPYANAYPTTSKDMTSQFLMGGLALTMGASCFGEGNDYDNAKGLMSLPVFHYSPASGFTMTNANGVINLPTALLSLFRIFLLFATAFHLLSSLALRFRQGKDKTREFPVVQFADTVCLGTGLVDTLKKTMIINRLKYPVNSIERIESEIANCFALKLYNPSFPLNVLAARHIDFTWSKIKEQVETANKRSKGALKNGIEWEMITNVLTTSKDDTLSRGQLLEALARKGTFTLEGLVEFINNFLVKTRNESVVVDLLEETCASERPIKEVVENVFETEVFNNEKLQLSSDNFVMLRCLFENTESNIDSLLKLVKANTGLGSEKGFNHDQVLVLYSSIVQNLISQNQLKQAYHWVSKISPELVNTEEVSIVGVAAVFLLLRSLRENDADENVQSIYPRLESLSGKLRVWLGSATGGCLNLGLRGKLVDFCVDTTLKCGMTAAKELEEDTDVEEDLDEVSDDEAGDL, encoded by the coding sequence ATGACATCAATGGGCTTCAACTCAGGATTTAGCGAAGCCGAAATGTTTCTGGCAACCCTGCAATCAGAGGATAGCAGCGACGGCGACAAAAGTGACTACAACGGGTACGGGCTGCTTCAAGAGTCGCCGGACCAGTCAATGGGCAACTACGGGGCGTGGAATAACAAGCAGGAGCCAAATTTGACGCCCGAGTCATTCCACTCGGGAGTGGCGGATTTGGCGGAGCCTCGTGCGCCGACGCGGCCAGCACAGGACGTGCAAGCGGGGCCGGGCGGGGTTAGCGCGACACCGCTCCAGCAGATCAGCTCGTTCGGGAGCTCTTCGTCTTACGCCAACGGGTTCGACGTGAGCGCTGGCGTCAACGCCGGCGCGCCTGACTCTGCCGTGCGAATCAAGGAAGACGCTTCGCCGGAACTGAGCCTGGAGCCACACGAGCTGCGCGAGCTGCTCGCGGACGGCTCGCACGAGGCGCAGGCCGGGTCTGTCGGTGGTCCGGGCTGCTCGAAAGTGTTCAAGCCCAAGCGCGAGCGCACCTCTCACAACGTTATCGAGAAGAAGTACCGCACAAACATTAACGACAAAATTTTGCAACTGCGTGACATCGTGCCCACTCTGCGTGTGGCCACGAAGCGTGAGGCGGGGCTCATGATCACCGCCGAGGACCACGAGGAACTCGACGGCCTGGACCCCGCTCGCAAGCTGAACAAGGCTTCGATCCTGGTCAAGACCATCGAGTACATCCGTCACCTCGAAAACAAGTGCGAGGCCTACAAGTACGAGAATACGAAACTGAGGTCAGGCCAGGCTTTTACTACCCCTGAAAGCGACCGCCACGCTTCCGCGGGCTACAGCGAGCTTGCGCCAACCGGCATTCAGCAAGCCCCTACGCAGAGCACACCCTACGCAAACGCTTATCCAACGACATCAAAGGATATGACTAGCCAATTCTTGATGGGGGGTCTCGCACTGACGATGGGCGCGTCTTGCTTTGGCGAAGGAAACGACTACGACAACGCCAAGGGACTTATGTCCTTGCCCGTCTTCCACTACTCGCCAGCCAGCGGGTTTACGATGACAAACGCAAACGGCGTAATTAACCTACCTACAGCGTTGCTGTCGCTTTTCCGGATCTTTCTACTGTTTGCGACCGCCTTCCACCTGCTAAGTTCGTTAGCGCTTCGCTTTCGCCAAGGCAAGGACAAAACTCGGGAATTTCCTGTCGTCCAGTTTGCCGACACCGTCTGTCTTGGTACTGGCTTAGTTGACAcattgaaaaagaccaTGATTATCAACCGCTTGAAGTACCCGGTTAACTCGATTGAGAGGATCGAATCAGAAATTGCCAACTGCTTCGCACTGAAATTGTACAACCCTTCCTTCCCATTGAATGTTCTGGCTGCTAGACACATAGACTTTACATGGTCTAAGATCAAGGAGCAAGTCGAAACCGCCAACAAGAGGAGCAAAGGTGCTCTTAAAAACGGAATCGAGTGGGAGATGATCACTAACGTCTTGACAACATCTAAAGACGACACATTATCTCGCGGTCAACTGTTGGAAGCGCTAGCAAGGAAGGGAACTTTCACACTTGAGGGACTAGTGGAATTTATCAACAATTTTTTGGTCAAGACGAGAAACGAGAGCGTGGTGGTTGACCTACTTGAAGAAACATGCGCGTCGGAGCGCCCCATTAAAGAGGTAGTGGAAaacgtttttgaaactgaaGTTTTTAACAATGAAAAGCTGCAGTTGTCCTCTGACAACTTCGTGATGCTTCGGTGTCTGTTTGAGAACACAGAGAGCAACATTGACTCCCTACTGAAGCTTGTAAAAGCCAACACAGGCCTCGGCTCTGAAAAGGGATTTAATCACGACCAAGTTCTGGTTCTTTATTCAAGCATAGTGCAGAACCTGATCTCTCAAAACCAGCTCAAACAGGCCTACCATTGGGTCTCGAAAATTTCTCCTGAGCTTGTGAACACTGAGGAAGTTTCAATTGTTGGAGtcgctgctgtttttctGCTGCTACGATCTCTGAGGGAGAACGATGCTGATGAAAATGTTCAGTCTATTTATCCAAGGCTCGAATCCTTGAGCGGAAAGCTTAGAGTTTGGCTGGGAAGCGCCACGGGTGGTTGCTTGAACCTGGGATTGAGGGGCAAGCTAGTTGATTTTTGTGTGGATACTACCCTCAAATGTGGCATGACAGCTgctaaagaacttgaggagGACACGGACGTGGAGGAGGACCTCGACGAAGTTAGCGATGACGAAGCCGGTGATTTATGA
- a CDS encoding ankyrin repeat domain-containing DHHC palmitoyltransferase family protein (similar to uniprot|P39010 Saccharomyces cerevisiae YDR264C AKR1 Palmitoyl transferase involved in protein palmitoylation acts as a negative regulator of pheromone response pathway required for endocytosis of pheromone receptors involved in cell shape control contains ankyrin repeats), translating into MGTVEEGTESQTTNVDPNSQASVTSLEPIAPANSNPASTSDISLGANESSTHNQNPELQEYRDACQSGDLAKVKEMVELGLIDITHDYHEDEMVSGLHWASINNRLGVAKYLVGKGADVNFKGGNLKATPLHWAARYGYVYIVDFLLESGADPTLTDHQGFNLLHLSINSSNIMLVLYVLFFVVGDKISIDCVDPDNRTPILWAAYQGDSLSVKALLDFKADFRIADNGGFTPLHWATVKGQPQVLKHLIENGGDFLQNTNDNKNCFVISQEMRTEHSLTNALLESGFNAEGVPIIKLFKNPQHAKLLTFVTPWILVGLILKIMATLNTFVAITFTVLIGWASTKILKKFVIPSYSLRQGGNAFLKTPFLAGLLFGSVIWVFYVWLTRVLPATVFDEPLANALFFVFLTVCLGLFGSLVLSDPGRITKEQELEPVRIAIKELLRIGKFDTRHFCVDTYKRKPLRSKFSRFNEALIVRFDHFCPWIYNDVGLLNHKQFIYFLLSLVSGVSCFFIACIEYFDFLEDESKTDFKCGIFDDEICAGFHLDTFAFLVLSWTLIQAVWVFFLIAVQLFQTFKGITNQELNSASRKRHARDSGNEFFTTTPTDLMDAEDLEALNQPALDSEEASQLKPRTCGGVCFGLIGLDQIVLVVKGFFGGSRNLQLSHRPSHLSFETNYGWRTNLKDFWLLSDTTAPLWQRLLYSQRGFKALLGGTEVDYQKLYTLPSPRFLADEMV; encoded by the coding sequence ATGGGCACTGTTGAGGAAGGGACTGAGAGTCAAACCACTAATGTGGATCCTAATTCACAAGCGTCGGTGACTTCTCTAGAGCCGATCGCACCCGCTAACAGCAACCCTGCATCTACAAGCGACATATCCCTAGGCGCCAACGAGAGCTCTACACATAATCAAAACCCGGAGTTGCAGGAATACAGAGACGCTTGTCAGTCGGGGGATCTCGCGAAGGTTAAAGAGATGGTTGAACTTGGCTTGATCGATATTACGCATGACTATCATGAGGATGAGATGGTATCAGGTCTGCATTGGGCCAGCATCAACAACCGCCTAGGGGTCGCGAAGTACTTGGTTGGAAAAGGAGCGGACGTCAACTTCAAGGGCGGGAATTTGAAAGCTACCCCGCTCCACTGGGCTGCAAGATATGGTTATGTCTACATCGTTGACTTCCTGCTTGAAAGTGGCGCCGACCCGACTCTCACAGATCACCAGGGATTTAACCTTTTGCATCTTTCAATCAATTCTTCTAACATTATGCTGGTTCTCTACGtattgttttttgttgttggagACAAAATCAGTATCGACTGTGTCGATCCCGACAATAGAACACCGATTTTGTGGGCTGCCTACCAGGGAGACTCGTTATCGGTTAAGGCTTTACTTGACTTCAAGGCTGACTTTAGGATTGCTGACAATGGCGGGTTTACACCCCTTCACTGGGCTACTGTGAAAGGTCAGCCACAAGTGCTGAAGCACCTCATTGAGAATGGAGGGGATTTTCTGCAAAATACAAATGACAATAAAAACTGTTTCGTGATATCTCAGGAAATGCGGACGGAGCACAGCCTGACGAACGCCTTGCTTGAGAGTGGCTTTAACGCGGAAGGAGTTCCTATTATTAAGTTATTCAAGAATCCTCAACATGCAAAACTACTCACTTTTGTCACCCCTTGGATCCTCGTTGGACTAATTCTTAAAATTATGGCTACGCTAAACACTTTCGTCGCCATAACATTTACGGTCCTGATAGGATGGGCTAGTACCAAGATTCTTAAAAAGTTCGTGATTCCATCATATAGCCTGCGCCAGGGCGGAAATgcattcttgaaaacgcCCTTTTTAGCCGGTCTCCTCTTCGGTAGTGTGATATGGGTTTTTTATGTATGGCTTACGAGGGTGCTGCCAGCAACTGTGTTTGATGAGCCATTAGCCAACGCACtgttctttgtctttctcACAGTCTGTTTGGGCTTATTTGGTAGCCTTGTATTGTCAGACCCGGGCAGAATAacaaaagagcaagaaTTGGAGCCTGTGCGGATTGCAAttaaagaacttcttcgTATTGGGAAGTTTGATACTAGACATTTCTGTGTCGATACCTATAAGAGGAAGCCTTTAAGGTCAAAGTTCTCCAGGTTCAACGAAGCCTTGATTGTCCGGTTTGACCATTTCTGTCCTTGGATCTACAACGACGTGGGCCTGCTCAACCACAAACAGTTTATATACTTCCTCTTGTCGTTGGTTTCTGGCGTTTCATGTTTCTTTATCGCCTGTATTGAGTATTTTGATTTCCTCGAGGATGAATCCAAGACTGACTTCAAGTGTGGTATCTTCGATGATGAGATATGTGCCGGTTTTCATTTGGACACGTTTGCATTCTTGGTCTTGAGTTGGACGTTAATACAAGCAGTCtgggttttctttctcaTTGCAGTTCAACTGTTTCAAACCTTCAAGGGCATAACGAACCAGGAGCTTAATAGCGCTTCGCGGAAGCGGCATGCTCGCGACTCTGGTAATGAATTTTTTACGACTACACCAACGGATCTCATGGATGCAGAAGATCTTGAGGCTTTGAACCAGCCCGCTTTGGATAGTGAGGAGGCCAGTCAGTTGAAGCCAAGAACCTGCGGTGGGGTATGCTTTGGGCTTATAGGGCTGGATCAGATTGTGCTGGTAGTGAAGGGATTTTTTGGGGGGTCGCGCAACTTGCAACTATCTCACCGGCCTTCACATTTAAGCTTTGAGACAAACTACGGCTGGAGAACGAATCTAAAAGATTTTTGGTTGCTCAGCGACACCACGGCTCCGCTGTGGCAGCGGCTTCTGTATTCTCAGAGAGGGTTCAAGGCCCTTTTGGGTGGTACAGAAGTTGACTATCAAAAGTTATATACTTTACCAAGTCCCAGATTCCTTGCTGATGAAATGGTCTGA